Proteins from a genomic interval of Papaver somniferum cultivar HN1 chromosome 4, ASM357369v1, whole genome shotgun sequence:
- the LOC113275790 gene encoding protein LONGIFOLIA 1-like, with the protein MSAKLLHALSEENPDLQKQIGCMTGIFQIFDRHSILTPRRITAQSHKRTPQGNSSHLSNGSLGVEPDTVRRVESSAEKKLNKIKNIGETQRVMQESSGPSVSSSSCSSSFSSHDYKTSQQESISSERIIFPVTPSRDPSIVQTNTSQVGRHSLDFRDVVKDSMYREARGLSVKTTSKEEPLNRVMMHKDSPRLSQLSKSVDGSIGIGNFSKLRVTVDIKESLRSPGRNQESPLNYIDRGEPRRLSYDVKDSPRFSYDGRDARRTSFDSRDNSKSTKLRELPRLSLDSRESYMKGSNTCPKSNLVSIELQRSSSYSYNSTSNSQQSFGGYKQPTSVVAKLMGLEGLPNNSTPKNEVQITLIKTCPSGECDTFSRSSQATDGTKQSRVSSPRTSIRDAISPRVRTPDSTMRPVSPRLPLEPAPWKKLDGSKGQQKSASKNEEIVTRAANPHPSVYAEIEKRLKELEFRQSDRDLRALKQILDSMQAKGLLEAKKEDDKHLNVVSESNIKSLKQHSISPNPKSANRRNPPSSRLTSSIVKGANTSSKTFDSPIVIIKPAKNIKKSNVSASSVVPVDSLSALRLPQNSKKDLPNNRSPKLSNRELGNRALNSADKKDNLRTVRASQSSAKSQHMSTENAGSTVRTSGSVSPRLQMKLELEKRSRPPVPSTSDSSKPRRQLFNRQPTESGSPGGKARARLSSLHKNDEQMRESSRDTRNSSQQGEEASQLSDSNNSFNSAADAEVTSADRSAEIASVLLQLGSRSPSRRTTKNSALSPKQNKLSPRLSEDGMSTELATTTPEQPSPVSVLDSSFYRDELPSPVKKISNALREFQNNNGHPLEKPESTGIDLKSGINRIKLENIEQLVNKLRKLNSNHNEATTDYIASLCENNNPDHRYISEILLASGLLLRDLGSGLAKIQLHPSGHPINPDLFFVLEQTKGGNVASKDGPKKSKQDKLHRKLVFDAVNELLIQKLALAGLLNEPWIHTDKLARRTLNSQRLLKDMCSEIEQLQSKKQVDDSFDEDEDSLITILQDDVMCRSENWTEFPKEVPVVALDIERLIFKDLIDEIVTSVVGNLRTKTSKRTLVK; encoded by the exons ATGTCTGCGAAACTTCTCCATGCTTTATCAGAAGAAAACCCAGATCTGCAGAAGCAAATTGGATGCATGACTGGGATTTTTCAGATATTTGATCGTCATAGTATTCTTACTCCTAGAAGAATTACAGCTCAATCCCACAAAAGAACTCCACAAG GTAATAGTTCTCATTTGAGCAATGGCAGTCTTGGCGTCGAGCCGGATACCGTTCGTCGCGTAGAGAGCTCTGCG GAGAAGAAGTTAAATAAGATTAAGAACATTGGTGAAACTCAAAGAGTGATGCAGGAGTCCTCGGGACCTTCGGTGTCGTCTTCGTCATGTTCGTCATCTTTTTCTTCTCATGACTACAAAACTTCTCAGCAAGAGTCCATTTCGTCCGAGAGAATCATTTTTCCAGTAACACCGTCCAGGGATCCTTCTATTGTTCAGACAAATACATCTCAAGTAGGCCGGCATTCGCTTGATTTCAGAGACGTTGTTAAGGACTCTATGTACAGAGAAGCTCGTGGTTTATCGGTTAAAACTACAAGCAAAGAGGAACCACTAAACCGTGTAATGATGCATAAAGATTCTCCCAGGCTTTCGCAGCTGTCAAAGTCTGTTGATGGGTCAATTGGCATCGGGAACTTTTCGAAGCTGAGGGTTACCGTTGATATCAAGGAATCATTAAGGTCACCTGGTAGAAATCAAGAATCGCCATTGAATTATATTGATAGAGGAGAACCACGCAGACTATCATATGATGTGAAAGATTCTCCTCGGTTTTCTTATGACGGACGGGATGCACGTCGAACATCTTTTGATTCCAGGGATAACTCAAAATCTACAAAGCTCAGAGAACTTCCAAGGTTGTCACTTGACAGTAGAGAAAGTTACATGAAGGGTTCTAACACTTGTCCAAAATCCAACTTGGTCTCTATAGAATTGCAACGAAGTAGTAGCTACAGCTATAACAGCACATCAAACTCGCAGCAAAGTTTCGGAGGTTATAAGCAGCCTACTAGTGTTGTGGCAAAGTTGATGGGGTTGGAAGGTCTCCCTAATAATTCCACTCCAAAGAATGAGGTTCAGATAACATTGATTAAAACCTGCCCAAGTGGAGAATGTGATACTTTCTCAAGATCGTCCCAGGCAACTGATGGAACCAAGCAAAGCAGAGTTTCTAGCCCAAGGACTTCCATTAGAGACGCAATTTCACCGAGGGTAAGAACTCCTGATTCGACTATGAGACCGGTTTCACCAAGGCTGCCACTTGAACCAGCTCCCTGGAAGAAGCTAGACGGAAGTAAGGGTCAACAGAAATCAGCATCCAAAAATGAAGAAATTGTCACAAGGGCCGCAAATCCTCATCCTTCTGTTTACGCCGAAATTGAGAAGAGGTTGAAAGAGCTTGAGTTTAGGCAATCGGATAGAGATCTTCGAGCACTTAAGCAAATATTGGATTCTATGCAGGCAAAAGGTCTGTTAGAAGCTAAGAAAGAAGATGATAAACACTTAAATGTCGTCTCTGAATCAAACATTAAGAGCTTGAAGCAGCACAGCATTAGTCCAAATCCAAAGTCAGCTAACAGGAGAAACCCCCCGAGTAGTCGCCTAACTTCATCCATAGTTAAGGGGGCTAATACGTCTTCGAAAACATTCGACTCCCCTATAGTGATTATCAAACCAGCTAAAAACATAAAGAAATCTAATGTTTCTGCCTCATCAGTTGTTCCAGTTGACAGTTTATCGGCTCTCCGGCTTCCTCAGAATAGCAAAAAGGATCTACCAAATAACCGAAGTCCTAAACTCAGCAATAGGGAATTGGGTAATCGAGCACTTAATTCCGCTGATAAAAAGGACAATCTCAGGACAGTAAGAGCTTCACAATCTTCAGCTAAGTCTCAGCATATGTCTACAGAAAATGCTGGAAGCACTGTCCGAACCTCAGGATCTGTGAGCCCAAGATTACAAATGAAGCTTGAATTAGAGAAGCGATCTCGTCCACCAGTTCCTTCTACGTCAGATTCAAGCAAGCCCAGAAGGCAATTGTTTAACAGGCAACCAACTGAATCAGGTTCTCCGGGAGGAAAGGCTAGAGCCAGACTGTCTAGTTtgcataaaaatgatgaacaaatgAGAGAGAGCAGTAGAGATACAAGAAACTCAAGTCAACAAGGGGAAGAAGCTTCTCAGCTATCGGATAGCAACAATAGCTTCAATTCAGCTGCAGATGCAGAAGTGACTAGTGCTGACCGGTCTGCCGAGATCGCCAGTGTTCTATTACAACTAGGAAGCCGAAGTCCATCAAGGAGGACAACCAAGAACTCTGCTTTGAGCCCAAAACAGAAT AAATTATCACCAAGATTAAGTGAAGACGGGATGTCTACAGAACTGGCGACCACTACACCAGAGCAACCAAGTCCTGTGTCTGTTCTGGATTCATCTTTTTACAGAGATGAATTGCCTTCACCTGTGAAGAAAATATCAAATGCTTTGAGAG agtttcaaaataataatggtCATCCACTTGAGAAACCAGAGAGCACAGGAATTGATCTTAAATCTGGTATCAACCGTATAAAACTAGAGAACATCGAGCAGCTGGTTAATAAGCTTCGCAAGTTGAACTCTAACCACAATGAAGCTACAACAGATTACATTGCATCTTTGTGTGAGAACAATAATCCAGACCACAGGTACATCTCCGAGATATTATTAGCGTCGGGTCTACTACTAAGAGATCTTGGTTCAGGTTTGGCAAAAATTCAGCTCCACCCGTCAGGTCATCCAATCAACCCCGACTTGTTCTTCGTTCTTGAGCAAACCAAGGGGGGAAATGTGGCATCGAAGGACGGACCCAAGAAATCAAAACAAGACAAACTTCATCGTAAACTTGTTTTTGATGCCGTAAATGAACTTTTAATTCAAAAGTTGGCTTTGGCGGGTCTTTTAAATGAACCCTGGATCCACACTGATAAGTTAGCAAGAAGGACCTTAAACTCACAAAGGCTACTGAAAGACATGTGCTCAGAGATAGAACAGCTCCAAAGCAAGAAACAAGTTGATGATAGCTTTGACGAAGATGAAGATAGTCTGATAACGATCTTGCAAGATGATGTTATGTGTCGATCAGAAAATTGGACGGAATTTCCTAAGGAAGTTCCGGTTGTAGCATTGGATATTGAACGCTTGATTTTCAAAGATTTGATCGACGAAATTGTTACTAGTGTGGTTGGAAATCTCCGAACGAAGACTAGCAAAAGAACATTAGTTAAGTAA
- the LOC113272652 gene encoding L10-interacting MYB domain-containing protein-like: protein MEKKEDEKANKITFRSIPAFRGLFIDQCLAQATEHGFSGTSLKQTSWGNLCKYFSEKYDCTITQKKLRNHWDYLRTQYVTWSRLLARTGHGYNAETNTFDWSEEQWIELDKTIKNASQFKNKGLEDAEKLQNLFDGKFSTGVNRDTPGRTEPPCSAGTSTTNGSESRTTHGKEQNHEDDNEVDSSLNAKGSGRKRKKEMEEASSDLLTEKVCSIVTSMETHLQHKKLALEKDNAAEFMKALDNLLETDCITMDEYLSISLKASEMPGWQKLFVSLKSNELRVAFVHKLLKER from the exons ATggagaaaaaagaagatgaaaaagcaAATAAGATAACTTTTAGGAGCATCCCAGCATTTAGAGGATTATTTATTGACCAATGTTTGGCACAAGCTACTGAGCATGGGTTTTCTGGAACTTCTTTGAAGCAAACTTCGTGGGGAAATTTGTGCAAATACTTTTCTGAGAAGTATGACTGCACTATCACCCAAAAGAAATTGAGAAACCACTGGGATTACTTGCGCACCCAATATGTCACTTGGTCCCGTCTCTTAGCAAGAACCGGGCATGGGTACAACGCGGAGACGAACACTTTTGATTGGAGCGAAGAGCAGTGGATTGAATTAGACAAG ACAATCAAAAACGCCAGTCAATTCAAGAACAAGGGACTGGAAGATGCAGAGAAGTTGCAGAATTTATTCGATGGGAAGTTCTCTACTGGAGTTAATAGGGATACGCCTGGAAGAACGGAACCACCTTGTTCAGCTGGAACTTCTACAACTAATGGATCTGAATCTCGTACAACTCATGGAAAAGAACAAAATCATGAGGATGACAACGAGGTTGATTCTAGTCTCAATGCAAAGGGGAGTGGCAGGAAAAGGaagaaggaaatggaggaagcatCAAGTGATCTATTAACTGAGAAAGTTTGTTCTATTGTAACATCGATGGAGACTCATCTTCAACATAAGAAACTTGCTCTAGAAAAGGATAACGCGGCCGAATTCATGAAAGCTTTGGATAATTTACTTGAGACTGATTGTATCACAATGGATGAGTATTTGAGCATAAGTTTAAAAGCTTCAGAGATGCCTGGTTGGCAGAAATTGTTTGTCAGTTTGAAAAGCAATGAGCTTCGTGTTGCCTTTGTACACAAGCTTTTAAAAGAACGTTGA